In the Sedimentisphaera cyanobacteriorum genome, TAGGCATATATCTTACCGAAATGCAGGTGTTCTCTTGTGCCCCATTTCATCACAGCCTGCTCCACTTCATCAGCAAGCGCGCTGCATTCTGAAGCAAATTTTTTGTCGTTGAGCTTATTATTGTACAAATCAGCAAGCTGTCTGAGGCTCTGAACAGCAAAAAGATTAGAGGGAATCAGGAAAGGAAGCACAGTAGCATCATCGGAAGGACGGAACATAGAGCATATCATCCCAACTGGGTTAATCGGCCTTCCTGTACCGTCGAAAACTGGGGCATCGGTCATACGGGACGTTTCCCTGCTGAAACGGTATGGTGTTGAATGGTCTTTCCTCTGCTCTGTCTTGAATGTCTTTACAATAAGACGCATAGCCTTATCCCACTCGCTGTCAAAACAGCTCATATCGCCTGTTATCTGATAATATTCATTTGCAAGACGAACTACATAACACAGAGAATCGATCTCCCATTTTCTCTCGTGCTCCCCTGCTTTCGGCGACGGCCTGTCGCTTTCCCAGTGTGAAGGCTTGTCCATATCTTTATAGAAAGCATTTGCATACGGGTCTAAAAGCACGCACTTTGTCTGACGATTTACAAGCCCTTTGATCATCATCTTCAGGTGTTTGTCCTTTTTGATCAAAGGCATATAAGGCCAAACTTGACACGTTGAATCACGAAGCCACATCGCATCAATATCACCTGTAATTATAAATGAATCCGGTTTGCCGTCTATCATTTCAAAATCAGTTGTTGTATCAAGGGTGTTTGGATAGCAGTTTTCGAACATCCAGCTCAGCTCGGGGTCTTTAATAAAGGCCTTCACCTCATCAATAGTACTCTCAACCGCTGAGCTTTTAAAAGTTCTTTTATTCGGAGCCGGTCTCTGTGAAACAAACTTTTGCTCATCAGCACCCAAAGCCATACCGCCGCTCGCAGCAATGCCTGCGGTAATCATAGAGGCGTCTTTCATAAAATCACGTCTGTTTATCATTTGATAATCCTTTCTTGTATAATCAGCTTTTATCCAGTTCACTCAGTGCATAAGCGTATGCTCCTATTGCGATGGCTCGGCTTGTATCGAGGACGGCCCTGCCGATTCCAATACGTTTCATAGAGTCGTATGGAATTTCTTTATCAGTCCCGGGGACCTTCAGCTGCTTAACCTTGCCTTCGATAAATTCCCTCCGCCCTTCTTCGCTCTCCAGATCGAGGGTTTTCTGAATAATTCTCGGCTTGGGCTCGCCTGCATAGCTGCTGATAGTTCCGTTCATCTGCCTCAACGCTGAATCTATGAACATATCGTACGCAGCGGAAAGCCCGCCGCCTACTACGATAATCCCGTCTATAAGCGTGATTGCGTTGGCAAGCGAATCGCCAACAATCTCACCCAGCTCGGCAAACGAATCCAGGGCTGCCTGCTTACTGCCTTCTTGATTGCCGTTGGCGATTTCGTAAATATCCTTTGGCTCGGGAGCGTTTTGCGGCGATATCCCCGCAAGCTCTGCATACTTATTCTTTACCGCCCTTATGCTTACGCCCTCTTCAGCGAAGCACTCGGAGTACTTGCTGTTTCTGGTGATCCATATCTCGCCTGCTGCGGAGTTGTCGCCTATGAAGAGCTCTCCGTTTGAAACTATCCCCGCACCGAAGCCTGTTCCGATTGTTATGCCGAACAGATTCTTGAAGCGTGTGGGCGAGCCTGCATTCTCGAGCATACTGTTGACCTTAGGCAGGAAGCCGGCAATCGCCTCCCCGTAAACAAACAAATCCCCGTCGTTGTTTATATATACGGGTATCTGGAATTTCTCTTCCAAATAGCTGCCCAAAGGGATTCCCCCCGCATAGGCGGGAAGATTGCCTACGTTATCTATAATACCGTTGGGATAGTCCGCAGGGCCGGGAAAAGCAAAGCTGATTGCCGCCGGCTTCTGCGGGAGCTTCTCGATCACCTCAGAGAAACCCTTCACCATCGAACCAAGACTCTTATCCAAGTCGTCTGCGAAGGCGGGCAGTTTTACCGGCTCAACTATTTCCTTCATATCCTGCATCGCAGAGAAAACGAAATTCGTTCCCCCTGCATCAAGGGTTAATACAATTCTGTTATCATTTGCTGGATTCATTTCTCACCTCATTTAATCAGGAACTTGCTGCTGATTCTGGTTCAATCTGCTTGGGCTGGTCCTTCTCAAGGGAAAGCACCAGAAGATACACAAAGCATACAACTGGAACGATAAATGCCTTAGTACCAAGGCCCATATCAACAAATTGCCCCATCAGCAGAGGCACGAGAGCTCCGCCTGAGATTGCCATACACATAAGACCGCTGAGCTCGCTTCCGCGGGCGGGATCCTTCTCTACTGTAATAGAGAAAAGCATTGGCCATATATTAGCAAAACCAAGGCCTGAAAGCAATACTCCTATTACCGCTATATTCGATGCACCGAACATAAGTATCAATGCCCCGACAAGACCCATCAGGGCTGAGAGCCTGAAGAATGTACGCTGTGAGAGGAAGTTCAGTACAGCACCCCCGCCCAGACGGCCGACAGTAAGCATAAGGAAGAAAAATGCAGGGCCGAATTTGGTTGCAGTGGATTCTTCAAGTCCCATCTTTTCAAGAAGAGGCAGGAGGAACCTTGCCATACATACCTCAGAGCCCACGTATAAAAATATCCCGAGAACCGCTAAAGCGTAAACCGGCTTTTTCAAAAGACCAAGTCCGGACTTCAGGCT is a window encoding:
- a CDS encoding ROK family protein; translation: MNPANDNRIVLTLDAGGTNFVFSAMQDMKEIVEPVKLPAFADDLDKSLGSMVKGFSEVIEKLPQKPAAISFAFPGPADYPNGIIDNVGNLPAYAGGIPLGSYLEEKFQIPVYINNDGDLFVYGEAIAGFLPKVNSMLENAGSPTRFKNLFGITIGTGFGAGIVSNGELFIGDNSAAGEIWITRNSKYSECFAEEGVSIRAVKNKYAELAGISPQNAPEPKDIYEIANGNQEGSKQAALDSFAELGEIVGDSLANAITLIDGIIVVGGGLSAAYDMFIDSALRQMNGTISSYAGEPKPRIIQKTLDLESEEGRREFIEGKVKQLKVPGTDKEIPYDSMKRIGIGRAVLDTSRAIAIGAYAYALSELDKS
- a CDS encoding MFS transporter yields the protein MRIQTIPILFVFLMMGVADAMGPMSEAVRENYELSNVTATLLSFFVFIAFAVFSVPGGLLAARIGKKRLLLLGLGLNAIAMLIPCLTEPTFAVLLGCIFVLGIGTTFLQVAGNPIMHDVSAEGKYGRNLSFAQGFKGIGSSVSSYLVTAVAGFAIFKTLGWRGVFPIFFVLMAAAFIWVCTIKVNETKADVPPSLKSGLGLLKKPVYALAVLGIFLYVGSEVCMARFLLPLLEKMGLEESTATKFGPAFFFLMLTVGRLGGGAVLNFLSQRTFFRLSALMGLVGALILMFGASNIAVIGVLLSGLGFANIWPMLFSITVEKDPARGSELSGLMCMAISGGALVPLLMGQFVDMGLGTKAFIVPVVCFVYLLVLSLEKDQPKQIEPESAASS
- a CDS encoding glycoside hydrolase family 125 protein, with product MINRRDFMKDASMITAGIAASGGMALGADEQKFVSQRPAPNKRTFKSSAVESTIDEVKAFIKDPELSWMFENCYPNTLDTTTDFEMIDGKPDSFIITGDIDAMWLRDSTCQVWPYMPLIKKDKHLKMMIKGLVNRQTKCVLLDPYANAFYKDMDKPSHWESDRPSPKAGEHERKWEIDSLCYVVRLANEYYQITGDMSCFDSEWDKAMRLIVKTFKTEQRKDHSTPYRFSRETSRMTDAPVFDGTGRPINPVGMICSMFRPSDDATVLPFLIPSNLFAVQSLRQLADLYNNKLNDKKFASECSALADEVEQAVMKWGTREHLHFGKIYAYEADGYGNHLFMDDANVPSLISLNYLGYHKSSDPIYRRTREYLLSSYNPWYFEGSAAEGYGSPHTGKESIWPMGIILRALTSSNSEEAALCLRMLKNTHAGTGFMHESFNKDNPKDFSRSWFAWANTLFGELVIETYKKHPRILKKKNI